The Tistrella mobilis genome window below encodes:
- the rpoB gene encoding DNA-directed RNA polymerase subunit beta → MAYSFTGRKRVRKSFGRIPEVTTLPNLIEVQKKSYDQFLQLDADPAQRPDSGLQGVFKSVFPIKDFSDRATLEFVRYELETPKFDVEECQQRGMTFAAPLKVTLRLVVWDIDEDTGARSIRDIKEQDVYMGDMPLMTDKGTFIVNGTERVIVSQMHRSPGVFFDHDRGKTHASGKLLYAARIIPYRGSWLDFEFDAKDLVYVRIDRRRKLPATTLLRALGYDNEQILSTFYATITYERNDKGWQTPFVEERLRGIKLARDLIDADTGEVVAEAGKKLAPRVIRKLVESGLRAFVVAPEDLIGAYAGEDVIDETTGEVLIEAGDEITAEHLVKLEELGITRLPTLAIDHINVGAYMRNTLMLDRTDTRDEALMNIYRVMRPGEPPTPETAEALFESLFFDSERYDLSAVGRVKMNMRLGLDTDDSVRVLRREDILSVIKTLVDLKDGKGEIDDIDHLGNRRVRSVGELMENQYRIGLLRMERAIKERMGSVDIESVMPHDLINAKPAAAAVREFFGSSQLSQFMDQTNPLSEITHKRRLSALGPGGLTRERAGFEVRDIHPTHYGRICPIETPEGPNIGLINSLATYARVNKYGFIESPYRKVVDGRVTDEVVYLSAMEEGRYTIAQANADLDAEGRFVNELVTCREMGEFVMSPREQITHIDVSPKQLVSVAASLIPFLENDDANRALMGSNMQRQAVPLVRAEAPLVGTGIEPVVARDSGVALAAKRGGVVDQVDATRIVIRVTDGDGATNGVDIYKLSKFQRSNQNTCINQRPLVKVGDRIQTGDIIADGPSTELGDLALGRNVLVAFMPWMGYNFEDSILISERIVSDDVFTSIHIEEFEVMARDTKLGPEEITRDIPNVGEEGLRNLDEAGITYIGAEVKAGDILVGKVTPKGESPMTPEEKLLRAIFGEKAANVRDTSLRVPPGVTGTVVEVRVFSRRGVDKDQRALAIEREEIDRLAKDRDDERAILERNAYRQLRDLLDGQKIVGGPRGIKAGELVTDEVLSSFTRGQWWQIAIADEARMADIEAVKKQLDQRVDQLQKRFENKVEKLQRGDELPPGVLKMVKVFIAVKRKLQPGDKMAGRHGNKGVISRIMPIEDMPYLEDGGNVDIVLNPLGVPSRMNVGQILETHLGWASAGLGRKIGKIVEELDRGKTMDDLRAYLRHVYEREDDCREIDGMSDAEVLELARNLKRGVPMATPVFDGANEGDVVRMLEEAGLDHSGQVQLIDGRTGEPFDRKVTVGYIYMLKLHHLVDDKIHARSIGPYSLVTQQPLGGKAHFGGQRFGEMEVWALQAYGAAYTLQEMLTVKSDDVSGRTKIYEAIVKGDDTFEAGIPESFNVLVKEIQALGLDVELVRND, encoded by the coding sequence ATGGCATACTCGTTTACGGGTCGCAAGCGCGTTCGGAAGAGCTTCGGTCGCATCCCCGAAGTCACGACGCTGCCGAACCTGATCGAGGTCCAGAAGAAGTCGTACGATCAGTTCCTTCAGCTCGACGCCGATCCGGCCCAGCGCCCGGATAGCGGTCTGCAGGGCGTGTTCAAGTCGGTTTTTCCGATCAAGGACTTTTCCGACCGCGCGACTCTCGAGTTCGTGCGCTATGAACTCGAGACCCCGAAGTTCGACGTCGAGGAATGCCAGCAGCGCGGCATGACCTTCGCCGCGCCGCTGAAGGTCACGCTGCGTCTGGTCGTGTGGGACATCGACGAAGACACCGGCGCCCGGTCGATCCGCGACATCAAGGAGCAGGATGTCTACATGGGCGACATGCCGCTCATGACGGACAAGGGCACCTTCATCGTCAACGGCACCGAGCGCGTCATCGTCAGCCAGATGCACCGCTCGCCGGGCGTCTTCTTCGACCATGACCGCGGCAAGACCCATGCCTCGGGCAAGCTGCTCTACGCGGCCCGGATCATTCCGTATCGCGGCTCGTGGCTCGATTTCGAGTTCGACGCGAAGGATCTGGTCTATGTGCGCATCGACCGTCGCCGCAAGCTGCCGGCGACGACGCTGCTGCGCGCGCTCGGCTATGACAACGAGCAGATCCTCTCCACCTTCTACGCCACGATCACCTACGAGCGGAACGACAAGGGCTGGCAGACCCCCTTCGTTGAAGAGCGCCTGCGCGGCATCAAGCTGGCCCGCGACCTGATCGACGCCGATACCGGCGAGGTCGTCGCCGAGGCCGGCAAGAAGCTCGCCCCGCGTGTGATCCGCAAACTGGTCGAAAGCGGCCTGCGCGCCTTCGTGGTGGCGCCGGAAGACCTGATCGGCGCCTATGCCGGTGAGGACGTGATCGACGAGACCACCGGCGAAGTCCTGATCGAGGCCGGTGATGAGATCACCGCCGAGCATCTGGTGAAGCTGGAGGAGCTGGGCATCACCCGGCTGCCGACGCTGGCGATCGACCACATCAATGTGGGCGCCTATATGCGCAACACGCTGATGCTGGATCGTACCGACACCCGCGACGAAGCGCTCATGAACATCTACCGGGTGATGCGCCCGGGTGAGCCGCCGACCCCTGAGACCGCCGAAGCCCTGTTCGAGAGCCTGTTCTTCGACAGCGAGCGCTACGACCTTTCGGCCGTCGGTCGCGTGAAGATGAACATGCGTCTCGGCCTCGACACCGACGACAGCGTGCGGGTTCTGCGCCGCGAGGACATCCTCTCGGTCATCAAGACCCTGGTCGACCTGAAGGACGGCAAGGGCGAGATCGACGACATCGACCATCTCGGCAACCGCCGTGTCCGGTCGGTCGGTGAGCTGATGGAGAATCAGTACCGCATCGGCCTTCTGCGCATGGAACGCGCGATCAAGGAGCGTATGGGTTCGGTCGACATCGAGTCGGTCATGCCCCACGACCTGATCAACGCGAAGCCGGCGGCGGCCGCGGTCCGCGAGTTCTTCGGCTCGTCGCAGCTGTCGCAGTTCATGGACCAGACCAACCCGCTGTCGGAAATCACCCACAAGCGTCGTCTTTCGGCGCTTGGCCCGGGCGGTCTGACCCGTGAGCGGGCGGGCTTCGAGGTCCGCGACATCCATCCCACGCATTACGGCCGCATCTGCCCGATCGAGACGCCGGAAGGCCCGAACATCGGTCTGATCAACAGCCTGGCCACCTATGCGCGGGTGAACAAATACGGCTTCATCGAAAGCCCCTATCGCAAGGTGGTCGACGGCCGCGTCACCGACGAGGTCGTGTACCTCTCGGCGATGGAAGAGGGCCGCTACACCATCGCGCAGGCCAATGCCGATCTCGATGCCGAAGGCCGCTTCGTCAACGAGCTGGTGACCTGCCGCGAGATGGGCGAGTTCGTGATGTCGCCGCGCGAGCAGATCACCCATATCGACGTCTCGCCGAAGCAGCTGGTTTCGGTTGCGGCCTCGCTGATCCCGTTCCTTGAGAACGACGACGCGAACCGCGCGCTGATGGGCTCGAACATGCAGCGTCAGGCGGTGCCGCTGGTCCGTGCCGAGGCGCCGCTGGTCGGCACCGGCATCGAGCCGGTGGTGGCGCGCGACTCGGGCGTGGCGCTGGCCGCAAAGCGTGGCGGCGTGGTCGACCAGGTCGATGCGACCCGTATCGTGATCCGCGTGACCGACGGCGACGGCGCCACCAACGGCGTCGACATCTACAAGCTGTCGAAGTTCCAGCGGTCGAACCAGAACACCTGCATCAACCAGCGTCCGCTGGTGAAGGTGGGTGACCGGATCCAGACCGGCGACATCATCGCCGACGGCCCCTCGACCGAGCTTGGCGATCTCGCCCTCGGCCGGAACGTGCTCGTCGCCTTCATGCCGTGGATGGGCTACAACTTCGAGGACTCGATCCTCATCTCGGAGCGCATCGTCTCGGACGATGTTTTCACCTCGATCCATATCGAGGAATTCGAGGTGATGGCCCGTGACACGAAGCTGGGGCCCGAGGAAATCACCCGCGACATCCCGAATGTCGGTGAGGAAGGCCTCCGCAATCTCGACGAGGCCGGCATCACCTATATCGGTGCCGAGGTGAAGGCGGGCGACATTCTGGTCGGCAAGGTCACGCCGAAGGGCGAAAGCCCGATGACGCCGGAAGAGAAGCTGCTCCGCGCCATCTTCGGCGAGAAGGCCGCGAATGTTCGCGACACCTCGCTGCGCGTGCCGCCGGGCGTCACCGGAACCGTCGTCGAGGTGCGGGTGTTCTCGCGCCGTGGCGTCGACAAGGACCAGCGTGCGCTTGCGATCGAGCGGGAAGAGATCGACCGTCTGGCCAAGGACCGCGACGACGAGCGCGCGATCCTGGAGCGCAACGCCTACCGCCAGCTCCGCGACCTGCTCGACGGTCAGAAGATCGTCGGCGGCCCGCGCGGCATCAAGGCGGGCGAGCTGGTGACCGACGAGGTGCTCTCGTCCTTCACCCGCGGTCAGTGGTGGCAGATCGCCATCGCCGACGAGGCGCGCATGGCCGATATCGAGGCGGTGAAGAAGCAGCTCGACCAGCGGGTCGACCAGCTTCAGAAGCGCTTCGAGAACAAGGTCGAGAAGCTGCAGCGCGGCGACGAGCTGCCGCCCGGCGTGCTCAAGATGGTCAAGGTCTTCATCGCCGTGAAGCGCAAGCTTCAGCCGGGCGATAAGATGGCCGGCCGTCACGGCAACAAGGGCGTCATCTCGCGGATCATGCCGATCGAGGACATGCCGTATCTGGAAGACGGCGGCAATGTCGACATCGTGCTGAACCCGCTGGGCGTGCCGAGCCGCATGAATGTCGGGCAGATCCTTGAGACGCATCTGGGCTGGGCCTCGGCCGGTCTCGGCCGCAAGATCGGCAAGATCGTCGAGGAGCTGGACCGCGGCAAGACCATGGACGACCTGCGCGCCTATCTGCGCCACGTCTATGAGCGGGAAGACGATTGCCGCGAAATCGACGGCATGTCGGATGCCGAGGTGCTGGAGCTGGCGCGCAACCTGAAGCGCGGCGTGCCGATGGCGACCCCGGTCTTCGACGGTGCCAACGAAGGCGACGTCGTGCGCATGCTGGAGGAAGCGGGGCTCGACCATTCCGGTCAGGTCCAGCTGATCGACGGCCGCACGGGTGAGCCCTTCGACCGCAAGGTGACCGTGGGCTACATCTACATGCTGAAGCTCCACCACCTGGTCGACGACAAGATCCACGCCCGGTCCATCGGCCCCTACAGCCTGGTCACCCAGCAGCCGCTGGGCGGTAAGGCGCATTTCGGCGGCCAGCGTTTCGGTGAAATGGAGGTGTGGGCGCTCCAGGCCTATGGTGCCGCCTACACGCTGCAGGAAATGCTGACGGTGAAGTCCGACGACGTGTCGGGCCGGACCAAGATCTACGAGGCCATCGTCAAGGGCGACGATACCTTCGAGGCCGGTATCCCCGAGAGCTTCAACGTTCTCGTGAAGGAAATCCAGGCACTCGGCCTCGACGTCGAACTGGTCCGTAACGACTGA